A stretch of the Papaver somniferum cultivar HN1 chromosome 6, ASM357369v1, whole genome shotgun sequence genome encodes the following:
- the LOC113290858 gene encoding uncharacterized protein LOC113290858 codes for MALSSCYVVAYYKGDGVPLKVSLDTMIRDFKISVYDYWRNLTPRSIRFISRCDKTLINCDYSLQGLIDVTCSRELSSFDLFSLSDDESCTGFTEISKIKYLTEGHEQLKPLLSEGWEDIFKGVGFHGGVDEVRLAVNKYCSKSGYTVAKVKNDRLRFTGKCDRNAECPWYMHCIPINTAKSIFAIKEFNGEHKCGGSYKLKNSPVKKKLIKHLFKDQIQSNPSIKPNDMVAQVKSCYGIDIKYDHAYKGKEAYKAEIYGDDVKSYTDLIWYVEAIKATNPGSYIKFEYDKETKRFQGLFICFAACMEGYRFIRPMLYCDATFLNGRFKGTLMAATGVNGNQVPGEDVEGWEWFMENLHHCVDSRPITFITDFHEGLKQSIPKYFPNSYHSYCFHHLKNNLPIKKSQEKYKQVQDLFHKAAYCYSVAKYESALNEMCIIGCGWVARDLPLDALVDEIRIKIMTMSAERRELGRNYSDNLTPIYKALLKSHVDIRRPWSVTESGNGIYEMESGFPCAHATASMTMSGIEMLRPEAYEPEERVLPGIPRPPPGRPPKKRIRGAYEKDRRPMKCSNCKKIGNHNKATCRVLMLE; via the exons ATGGCCCTATCAAGTTGTTATGTTGTTGCGTACTACAAAGGGGATGGTGTTCCGTTGAAAGTTTCTTTAGATACTATGATTCGTGACTTTAAAATATCTGTTTATGATTATTGGAGAAACTTGACTCCTCGGAGCATAAGATTTATTAGTCGTTGTGATAAAACTCTCATTAATTGTGATTATTCTCTTCAAGGTCTAATTGATGTTACTTGTTCAAGGGAATTGTCAAGTTTTGATCTGTTT TCGCTCAGTGACGATGAATCATGCACTGGGTTCACTGAGATTTCAAAGATTAAATACCTGACGGAAGGTCATGAGCAATTGAAACCTCTTTTATCCGAAGGTTGGGAGGATATTTTTAAAGGTGTTGGTTttcatggtggtgttgatgaggtTCGCTTAGCTGTCAACAAATACTGCAGCAAGTCTGGCTATACAGTTGCAAAGGTTAAGAATGACAGACTCAGGTTCACAGGCAAGTGTGATAGGAATGCAGAATGTCCTTGGTATATGCACTGTATTCCAATCAATACCGCTAAAAGTATTTTTGCTATCAAGGAATTCAATGGGGAGCATAAATGTGGTGGTTCTTATAAGCTGAAGAACTCAcctgtgaagaagaaattgattaagCATCTATTCAAGGATCAAATACAGTCAAATCCGTCGATAAAGCCTAATGATATGGTTGCTCAGGTGAAGAGTTGTTATGGTATTGACATAAAATACGATCATGCTTATAAAGGGAAGGAAGCATATAAGGCAGAGATATATGGCGATGATGTAAAAAGTTATACAGATCTTATTTGGTATGTTGAAGCAATAAAGGCTACCAATCCTGGCAGTTATATTAAGTTTGAGTATGATAAAGAGACTAAACGTTTTCAGGGGCTTTTCATATGTTTTGCTGCCTGTATGGAAGGATACCGGTTCATTCGCCCTATGCTTTACTGTGATGCAACATTTCTCAATGGGAGATTCAAGGGAACATTGATGGCTGCCACTGGTGTGAATGGAAACCAAG tTCCTGGAGAAGACGTTGAAGGGTGGGAGTGGTTTATGGAGAACTTGCATCATTGTGTCGACTCTCGTCCTATCACCTTTATCACTGATTTTCATGAAGGGCTGAAGCAAAGTATTCCCAAGTATTTTCCCAACTCTTATCATAGTTACTGTTTCcatcatttgaagaataacctCCCTATCAAGAAATCACAGGAGAAGTATAAACAAGTTCAAGATTTGTTCCATAAAGCTGCATACTGCTATAGTGTTGCTAAATATGAGTCTGCTTTAAATGAGATGTGTATCATAGGATGTGGTTGGGTTGCCAG GGATCTGCCTCTAGATGCTCTTGTTGATGAGATCAGGATAAAGATTATGACGATGAGTGCAGAAAGGCGTGAGCTCGGTAGAAATTATAGTGATAATTTGACTCCCATCTATAAAGCTCTACTCAAGTCACATGTCGATATAAGGCGTCCATGGAGTGTTACGGAGTCAGGTAATGGTATATATGAG ATGGAAAGTGGTTTCCCCTGTGCTCATGCCACTGCTTCTATGACTATGAGTGGTATTGAGATGTTGAG GCCAGAAGCGTATGAACCTGAAGAGAGAGTCCTACCTGGTATTCCAAGGCCACCTCCAGGAAGACCACCAAAGAAGCGTATTCGTGGTGCTTATGAGAAGGATAGGAGGCCTATGAAGTGCTCAAATTGCAAGAAGATTGGGAACCACAACAAAGCTACATGTCGTGTACTAATGCTGGAGTAG